A genome region from Schistocerca americana isolate TAMUIC-IGC-003095 chromosome 1, iqSchAmer2.1, whole genome shotgun sequence includes the following:
- the LOC124594342 gene encoding uncharacterized protein LOC124594342, with protein sequence MREEISDDVPNPVKNTRHRQHQRSRSLDAFDNLDLLEAQRLFRQKYLQNRAKFETQGNDTADNVRPVNGWVVSKSRRFSTDEERSSSTVQESIASTKVKNNGDDTLKAPSLVREISTKYVTPVHKSMLETTVKEVPSKSLSNSLPLTAFSRSTNSNVHLRRTMSAREGNLDGRNVSRINDIKPLQTRWAQRATPTDDHLKSTVHGLRKHSTSAKFEVTDSAVNGAETIQTKWTQRAVAVGDVSKTSDFQSAVHYLRKPSLRTTTDEVDSSVNRTGAHQIKSAYPAVGEGDITNRSDLESPLSYSRVYAYRTTGSETGETVSKTAENKLNNKSSLFIYLNRPTTSSVNTEAARNHRQDQHGTTVNSSTSLTATERNKQRSSPFSLSTNTRNVDITNESPGSQNGAEISVSSGLYAAATRTPLAYSSFKTGMLNKTWKPVPVHRHSSFNDATTQDISKIRGYRSISRTKSDLDKYRTIPGTGTSASDKPQSVRSTLPLVSPPSAKLVVKARDEILPSTASLKTQFRRFNPPTS encoded by the exons ATGAGAGAAGAAATTTCCGATGATGTTCCAAATCCTGTTAAG AACACGAGGCATAGGCAGCATCAACGCAGCCGATCTCTGGACGCTTTCGACAACCTCGACCTATTAGAGGCACAGAGGCTTTTCCGGCAAAAGTATCTGCAGAACAGAGCCAAATTCGAGACTCAGGGCAACGACACAGCCGACAACGTCCGTCCTGTGAACGGATGGGTGGTTTCAAAATCTCGGCGTTTTTCGACTGATGAAGAAAGAAGCAGCTCCACTGTTCAAGAGTCCATCGCAAGCACCAAAGTGAAAAACAATGGTGACGATACGCTTAAGGCCCCTTCTCTTGTCAGAGAAATTTCTACAAAATACGTAACACCAGTACACAAATCGATGCTCGAAACAACAGTTAAAGAAGTGCCGTCGAAATCGTTGAGCAATTCCTTGCCACTAACGGCGTTTAGTAGATCGACCAACAGCAACGTACACTTGCGTCGAACAATGTCTGCGCGTGAAGGGAATTTGGATGGGcgaaatgtttccagaattaatGATATTAAACCACTGCAGACTAGATGGGCGCAGCGGGCGACACCAACAGATGACCACTTAAAATCAACTGTCCACGGCCTTCGGAAACACTCGACTTCAGCAAAGTTCGAAGTAACTGACTCCGCCGTTAACGGGGCTGAAACAATACAGACCAAATGGACACAACGGGCGGTGGCTGTGGGTGATGTTTCTAAGACATCAGACTTCCAATCAGCTGTTCACTACCTTCGGAAACCCTCGCTCCGTACCACGACCGATGAAGTGGATTCTAGTGTTAACAGAACTGGGGCGCACCAGATCAAGAGTGCATATCCAGCTGTGGGAGAGGGAGACATCACCAACAGATCAGACTTAGAATCACCTCTCTCCTACTCTCGGGTATACGCGTATCGTACCACAGGTAGCGAAACTGGAGAGACTGTTTCAAAAACAGCCGAGAACAAACTAAATAATAAAAGTTCTTTATTCATCTATCTTAATCGTCCTACAACTTCTAGTGTTAACACAGAAGCGGCACGAAATCATCGGCAGGACCAACACGGAACCACCGTCAACAGCAGTACAAGTCTAACGGCAACAGAAAGAAACAAGCAGAGAAGTTCCCCGTTTTCTCTGAGTACCAACACTAGAAACGTCGATATTACGAATGAATCACCGGGTTCTCAGAACGGCGCTGAGATTTCTGTCTCTTCAGGGCTCTACGCTGCGGCAACGAGAACGCCACTGGCATATTCTTCTTTCAAAACTGGAATGCTCAATAAGACGTGGAAACCAGTACCTGTGCATAGGCATAGCTCATTCAACGATGCTACGACGCAAGACATCTCTAAGATAAGAGGTTATCGGTCTATATCTCGCACTAAAAGCGACCTAGACAAATACAGAACAATCCCCGGAACAGGCACCTCAGCCAGCGACAAGCCACAGTCTGTCCGAAGCACACTACCTCTCGTGTCGCCACCAAGCGCGAAGTTAGTTGTTAAGGCTCGAGATGAAATTCTGCCATCCACCGCATCTCTTAAAACGCAGTTCAGAAGGTTTAATCCTCCCACTTCGTAA